A stretch of Carya illinoinensis cultivar Pawnee chromosome 14, C.illinoinensisPawnee_v1, whole genome shotgun sequence DNA encodes these proteins:
- the LOC122294311 gene encoding probable histone H2B.1: MAPKAEKKPAEKKPAEEKKSTVAEKAPAEKKPKAGKKLPKEGGAVAGDKKKKRTKKSVETYKIYIFKVLKQVHPDIGISSKAMGIMNSFINDIFEKLAQESSRLARYNKKPTITSREIQTAVRLVLPGELAKHAVSEGTKAVTKFTSS; this comes from the coding sequence ATGGCCCCCAAAGCCGAGAAGAAGCCAGCGGAGAAAAAGCCTGCCGAGGAGAAGAAATCCACGGTTGCAGAGAAGGCTCCGGCCGAGAAGAAGCCGAAGGCCGGAAAGAAGCTCCCGAAGGAAGGCGGAGCCGTTGCCGGTGATAAAAAGAAGAAGCGGACCAAGAAGAGCGTTGAGACGTATAAGATCTACATATTCAAGGTGCTCAAGCAGGTCCATCCCGACATTGGGATCTCAAGCAAGGCCATGGGGATCATGAACAGTTTCATTAACGACATCTTCGAGAAGCTCGCCCAGGAGTCTTCGCGGCTGGCCAGGTATAACAAGAAGCCTACGATCACCTCCCGGGAGATCCAGACCGCGGTGCGCCTCGTGCTGCCTGGTGAGTTGGCCAAGCACGCCGTCTCTGAAGGGACCAAGGCGGTCACCAAATTCACTAGCTCTTGA